Part of the Bacteroidota bacterium genome, GCGGCCCCCCACCAGACCCGGTATGATGCGTTCCAGAAATCGAGCGAGCTCTGCGGCGTCTGCCATGACGTCAGCAATCCCAGGTATGCGGTGGATCGCGCGACGCAGCCGCCTCACGAGTACGGGCCCCTGGAGCGCACGTACAGCGAGTGGCTCATGAGCTGGTACGCAACCCAGGGCGACTCGGGGACATGCCAGTCGTGCCATATGGCCGACACCTCCGGGTATGTCTGTATCTACCCGACGGTGCCGTACCGGACGGACATCGCACAGCATGACCTGACCGGCGGCAACACATTCGCCCCAAAAATCATACCGGATTTCTACACGGGGGTCGACACCTCCGCGCTCTCCGAGGGAGTTGAACGGGCCGCGGCGACGCTACGGCGGGCCGCCGAATTGAATGTCAGCGCGATCCATTCGGGCGACAGCGCGATCGCCTTCGTCAATATTACGAACCTCAGCGGTCACAAGCTGCCCACCGGCTATCCCGACGGGCGAAGGATGTGGATCAACCTCATCGCCCGGAATTCCCAGGGGGATACCGTCTTCGAGTCGGGCTCCTATGACCCCGATTCAGCGATCCTGGCACATGATCCTCAAATCAAAATCTACGAGGCGATCCACGGCCTCACGGCCTCTACGGCATCCTCTCTGGGGCTCGAGGCGGGCCCCTCGTTCCATTTCTTCCTGAACGATACGATCCTCTTCGACAACAGGATCCCGCCGAGAGGATTTACCAACCTGGGGTTCCTGCTCCGAAGAGCGGAACCGGTCGGGGCGGCCTACGCCGACAGCCAGTACTGGGACCGCGTCCGTTATGTTCTCCCCGGCTCCGCCGCCACGGTGAGCGCTTCGCTCTATTATCAAACGATGAGCAAGGAATACGCCGACTTCCTGCGGGACGAAAATTCGGGCAACGCCTACGATTGGAACAACTGGGGCGGGAAGCTCCATCAATCGTGGCAGAACCGCGGCAAATCGTCGCCGGTCCTCATGGGCAGCGGATCGGCGGTCGTAAGAGACTCCATCGAAAGTGTGCGCGACGGAATCAGGAAGCCCGACAGGTTCGCCCTCCTCCAGAACTTCCCCAACCCGTTCAATCCGGCAACCAGACTCTCCTTCTCTCTCGGAAGGGCTTCCTTCGTAACGTTGAAAATCTATGATCCGGTGGGACGGGAAATCGCGACGCTGGTCAACGGGCCGAGGAATGCCGGAGTCCATTCGGTTGATTGGCACGCAGGATCGGTCCCGAGCGGAATCTATCTGTACAGGCTTGTCGCCAGGGGTACCGGGGCGCGGCCCGGACAGCCCTTCATCGATCAGAAAAAAATGGTACTCATCAGGTAAGCAGAATCCTCAACTACCTACTCCCCAGCCATGACCTATTCCACGCTGCTTGTCACGAAGGAGAATCAATGCGCCCTCATACAGTTCAACAGGCCCGAGGTGCTGAACGCACTGAATATGAAATTGATGGAGGAACTGGTGGCGGCCCTTGAGCAACTCGACGGAGACCCCGACGTCAACGTCATCATCCTCACGGGAAATGAAAAAGCGTTCGCGGCGGGCGCCGACATCAAGGAAATGGCCGGCGCCGGCGCGGTCGATATGCTCCTGCGCGATCAGTTCGCCCGCTGGGATCGAATCCGCAAAATCAAGAAACCGATCATTGCGGCCGTGAGCGGATTTGCCCTGGGGGGAGGATGCGAACTCTCAATGAGCTGCGACATGATCATCGCCTCCGAAAGCGCGAAATTCGGCCAGCCCGAGATCAACATCGGGGTCATGCCCGGCGCGGGCGGAACGCAGCGGCTCACGCGCGCTGTCGGTAAAGCCAGGGCGATGGAAATGATCCTCACCGGGAGGATGATCGGCGCCGGGGAAGCGGTCCGTATGGGCCTGGTCAACAAGGTCGTCCCCGTCGAATCGTATCTCGAGGAGGCGAAATCTCTCGCCCGGGAGATCGCCTCGAAACCCCCCGTCGCGGTGCGGCTGGCGAAGGAGGCCGTGCTCAAGTCGTTCGACACGACCATCGAAGGGGGCCTGGAGTTTGAGCGGAAGAATTTTTACCTCCTCTTCGCATCAGACGATCAGAAAGAAGGGATGAAAGCGTTCGTCGATAAGCGGAAGCCAGAATGGAGGGGAACGTGAGGATGATCAGGAGAGCCGTCTCAATCCTTGCCGTCGCGGCATGCGCCGTGTTATCGGCCCGGGCTCAGGGCGGGAGTTACCCCGACTTCGAAATCGTCGAGAGCATCCCCGTTGAGACCGTTCTCGACAACCCCGACGTGCGGAACACCGGGGAAGTCTGGCTGGAGATGATCAACCGCGCGACGAGATCGCTCGATATCGAGCAGTTTTACATTTCCAACCAGGCCGGCGAACCGCTCGATGAGGTGCTCCGGGCGATCATCCGCGCGGCGGAACGCGGAGTAACCGTGCGGGTCCTCGTCGATTCGCGGATGTATAAGACCTATCCCGAAAGCGCAGACCTGTTCGGGAAACAGAAGAACATCGAGATGCGGGTGATCGATTACGGGCAGATCGCCGGCGGGGTGCAGCACGCCAAATACTTCATCGTCGACAACACGGAGGTTTTTTTCGGGAGCCAGAATTTCGACTGGCGAGCGCTGAAGCACATTCACGAGCTGGGCGTGCGCATGCGGCATCCGCAGGCGGTCCGCGTCTATGAAGATATTTTTAATCTTGATTGGGACCTCTCAAAGCTGAGCAGGGGCGCTCAAACGGCGGCGGAGCGGCAGGTCATCATCGACGCCCGCGTGATGATTCCGGGGCACTATTCCACCCCG contains:
- a CDS encoding enoyl-CoA hydratase-related protein — encoded protein: MTYSTLLVTKENQCALIQFNRPEVLNALNMKLMEELVAALEQLDGDPDVNVIILTGNEKAFAAGADIKEMAGAGAVDMLLRDQFARWDRIRKIKKPIIAAVSGFALGGGCELSMSCDMIIASESAKFGQPEINIGVMPGAGGTQRLTRAVGKARAMEMILTGRMIGAGEAVRMGLVNKVVPVESYLEEAKSLAREIASKPPVAVRLAKEAVLKSFDTTIEGGLEFERKNFYLLFASDDQKEGMKAFVDKRKPEWRGT
- a CDS encoding phospholipase D-like domain-containing protein yields the protein MEGNVRMIRRAVSILAVAACAVLSARAQGGSYPDFEIVESIPVETVLDNPDVRNTGEVWLEMINRATRSLDIEQFYISNQAGEPLDEVLRAIIRAAERGVTVRVLVDSRMYKTYPESADLFGKQKNIEMRVIDYGQIAGGVQHAKYFIVDNTEVFFGSQNFDWRALKHIHELGVRMRHPQAVRVYEDIFNLDWDLSKLSRGAQTAAERQVIIDARVMIPGHYSTPFQLVEPGNDTIVFSPTCSPRGLIPDTALWDETQIVRLIDGATSGVMCQFLTYSPVGRDKSYYPVLENALRRAAARGVKVKMIVSDWSKEHPVEDYLKSLAQIPNIQVKYSVIPDWSKGYVSFARVEHLKYLVVDSASCWIGTANWEKSYFYSTRNVGVSVQNGRISKLLRRIFLKGWDGPYTEAVRAEVDYRSRRHGE